A window of Rhinatrema bivittatum chromosome 2, aRhiBiv1.1, whole genome shotgun sequence contains these coding sequences:
- the TUBB6 gene encoding tubulin beta-6 chain isoform X2, producing the protein MDSVRSGPFGQLFRPDNFIFGQTGAGNNWAKGHYTEGAELMDSIVDIVRKECEHCDCLQGFQLTHSLGGGTGSGMGTLLISKIREEYPDRIMNTFSVMPSPKVSDTVVEPYNATLSVHQLVENTDETYCIDNEALYDICFRTLKLTTPTYGDLNHLVSATMSGVTTSLRFPGQLNADLRKLAVNMVPFPRLHFFMPGFAPLTARGSQQYRALTVPELTQQMFDAKNMMAACDPRHGRYLTVATVFRGPMSMKEVDEQMLAIQNKNSSYFVEWIPNNVKVAVCDIAPRGLKMASTFIGNSTAIQELFKRISEQFSAMFRRKAFLHWFTGEGMDEMEFTEAESNMNDLVSEYQQYQEATANDGEETFEEDEEELNE; encoded by the exons ATGGACAGTGTGCGATCCGGTCCCTTTGGTCAGCTTTTCCGTCCTGATAATTTCATCTTTG GACAAACTGGAGCAGGAAATAACTGGGCAAAAGGACATTACACAGAAGGGGCAGAGCTGATGGATTCAATCGTTGATATCGTAAGAAAAGAATGTGAACACTGCGACTGCCTGCAAGGATTCCAGCTCACCCATTCCCTGGGCGGAGGAACAGGTTCCGGAATGGGGACACTGCTAATCAGCAAGATACGAGAGGAATACCCAGACCGGATCATGAACACATTCAGCGTCATGCCGTCTCCAAAAGTCTCAGACACTGTTGTAGAGCCTTACAATGCAACCTTGTCCGTCCACCAATTGGTGGAAAATACAGATGAAACTTACTGCATTGACAACGAGGCTCTCTATGATATTTGCTTCCGTACTTTGAAGCTCACCACGCCTACGTATGGAGATCTGAACCATTTGGTATCGGCCACCATGAGTGGGGTCACAACATCATTGCGTTTCCCAGGCCAGCTGAATGCTGACCTTCGAAAACTAGCTGTAAATATGGTTCCATTTCCACGCCTGCATTTCTTTATGCCTGGTTTTGCTCCTTTGACAGCCCGTGGCAGCCAGCAGTATCGAGCACTCACTGTTCCAGAACTCACCCAACAGATGTTCGATGCCAAAAACATGATGGCAGCATGTGACCCAAGACATGGACGGTACCTGACGGTGGCCACAGTCTTCCGAGGTCCCATGTCAATGAAAGAGGTTGACGAGCAGATGCTGGCCATCCAGAACAAAAACAGCAGTTACTTTGTGGAATGGATTCCAAACAATGTCAAAGTAGCAGTCTGCGACATTGCACCACGAGGCCTCAAGATGGCTTCCACCTTCATAGGTAACAGTACAGCCATTCAAGAGCTCTTCAAGAGGATCTCTGAGCAGTTTTCTGCCATGTTCAGAAGAAAGGCTTTCCTCCACTGGTTTACAGGAGAAGGGATGGATGAGATGGAATTTACAGAGGCAGAAAGCAACATGAATGACTTGGTGTCAGAGTATCAGCAGTATCAAGAAGCAACAGCCAATGATGGAGAAGAAACATTtgaggaagatgaggaagagcTCAATGAATAA
- the TUBB6 gene encoding tubulin beta-6 chain isoform X1 — translation MREIVHIQAGQCGNQIGTKFWEVISDEHGIDPAGSYVGDSHLQLERINVYYNESSSQKYVPRAVLVDLEPGTMDSVRSGPFGQLFRPDNFIFGQTGAGNNWAKGHYTEGAELMDSIVDIVRKECEHCDCLQGFQLTHSLGGGTGSGMGTLLISKIREEYPDRIMNTFSVMPSPKVSDTVVEPYNATLSVHQLVENTDETYCIDNEALYDICFRTLKLTTPTYGDLNHLVSATMSGVTTSLRFPGQLNADLRKLAVNMVPFPRLHFFMPGFAPLTARGSQQYRALTVPELTQQMFDAKNMMAACDPRHGRYLTVATVFRGPMSMKEVDEQMLAIQNKNSSYFVEWIPNNVKVAVCDIAPRGLKMASTFIGNSTAIQELFKRISEQFSAMFRRKAFLHWFTGEGMDEMEFTEAESNMNDLVSEYQQYQEATANDGEETFEEDEEELNE, via the exons ATGAGGGAGATCGTGCACATACAAGCCGGCCAGTGCGGCAACCAAATCGGAACCAAG TTTTGGGAAGTGATCAGTGATGAGCATGGCATCGATCCAGCAGGAAGCTACGTGGGTGACTCGCATCTGCAGCTGGAGAGGATTAATGTCTACTACAACGAGTCCTCCT CTCAGAAATATGTGCCCAGAGCAGTCTTGGTGGATTTGGAGCCAGGAACGATGGACAGTGTGCGATCCGGTCCCTTTGGTCAGCTTTTCCGTCCTGATAATTTCATCTTTG GACAAACTGGAGCAGGAAATAACTGGGCAAAAGGACATTACACAGAAGGGGCAGAGCTGATGGATTCAATCGTTGATATCGTAAGAAAAGAATGTGAACACTGCGACTGCCTGCAAGGATTCCAGCTCACCCATTCCCTGGGCGGAGGAACAGGTTCCGGAATGGGGACACTGCTAATCAGCAAGATACGAGAGGAATACCCAGACCGGATCATGAACACATTCAGCGTCATGCCGTCTCCAAAAGTCTCAGACACTGTTGTAGAGCCTTACAATGCAACCTTGTCCGTCCACCAATTGGTGGAAAATACAGATGAAACTTACTGCATTGACAACGAGGCTCTCTATGATATTTGCTTCCGTACTTTGAAGCTCACCACGCCTACGTATGGAGATCTGAACCATTTGGTATCGGCCACCATGAGTGGGGTCACAACATCATTGCGTTTCCCAGGCCAGCTGAATGCTGACCTTCGAAAACTAGCTGTAAATATGGTTCCATTTCCACGCCTGCATTTCTTTATGCCTGGTTTTGCTCCTTTGACAGCCCGTGGCAGCCAGCAGTATCGAGCACTCACTGTTCCAGAACTCACCCAACAGATGTTCGATGCCAAAAACATGATGGCAGCATGTGACCCAAGACATGGACGGTACCTGACGGTGGCCACAGTCTTCCGAGGTCCCATGTCAATGAAAGAGGTTGACGAGCAGATGCTGGCCATCCAGAACAAAAACAGCAGTTACTTTGTGGAATGGATTCCAAACAATGTCAAAGTAGCAGTCTGCGACATTGCACCACGAGGCCTCAAGATGGCTTCCACCTTCATAGGTAACAGTACAGCCATTCAAGAGCTCTTCAAGAGGATCTCTGAGCAGTTTTCTGCCATGTTCAGAAGAAAGGCTTTCCTCCACTGGTTTACAGGAGAAGGGATGGATGAGATGGAATTTACAGAGGCAGAAAGCAACATGAATGACTTGGTGTCAGAGTATCAGCAGTATCAAGAAGCAACAGCCAATGATGGAGAAGAAACATTtgaggaagatgaggaagagcTCAATGAATAA